In one window of Negativicutes bacterium DNA:
- a CDS encoding 30S ribosomal protein S21 produces the protein MSEVKVGKNETIDSALRRFKRTCQKAGTLAEVRKREHYEKPSVKRKKKSEAARKRKFKA, from the coding sequence ATGTCAGAGGTTAAAGTTGGAAAAAATGAAACTATCGATAGTGCACTTCGTAGATTTAAGCGTACATGCCAAAAGGCTGGAACCCTTGCTGAGGTTAGAAAACGTGAGCATTACGAAAAACCAAGCGTAAAGCGTAAGAAAAAATCAGAAGCTGCACGTAAACGTAAATTCAAAGCGTAA
- a CDS encoding GatB/YqeY domain-containing protein, whose amino-acid sequence MSLKDKLTEDMKQAMKDKEAGKLRLSVIRMVRAAIKNVEIDTKAELAEEDVIAIVAKEVKMRRDSMEEFKKGQRDDLVAQLEQEIEVLLPYLPQQLTEAEVREIVTEAVAIAGATSSKDMGKVMAVLMPKVKGRADGKLVNNIVRELLNQ is encoded by the coding sequence ATGTCTCTTAAAGACAAGTTGACTGAAGATATGAAGCAAGCCATGAAGGATAAAGAGGCTGGTAAATTACGATTGTCTGTTATTCGTATGGTAAGGGCTGCGATAAAAAATGTTGAAATTGACACTAAAGCAGAGTTAGCCGAAGAGGATGTAATCGCAATAGTGGCAAAAGAAGTTAAAATGCGTAGAGATTCAATGGAAGAGTTCAAAAAAGGGCAACGTGATGATTTAGTGGCTCAACTTGAACAAGAAATTGAAGTTTTATTGCCTTATCTTCCACAACAATTAACTGAAGCTGAAGTTCGTGAAATTGTAACTGAAGCCGTAGCAATCGCAGGTGCAACATCTTCTAAAGATATGGGTAAAGTTATGGCGGTATTGATGCCGAAAGTAAAAGGACGTGCCGATGGTAAGTTGGTTAACAACATCGTGCGTGAATTATTAAATCAATAA
- a CDS encoding serine protease — protein MQSELLLLPVVKILLIAVFFLAVLIEIKTAGTGIGALLGIIAAGALFFSEYMAGSVSFWEIIIFLIGVIFITIEIILPGIGLFAIIGMLAIFYSFIMALGGNMAAFYALLLSLLIAIIFFALILKKIPSSKLWNNVVLKDSESSIEGFSSSLDYSSLLGKKGVVIAKLRPAGSIEIAEQKIDVISQGEFIDIGVMVEIVEIIGNKIIVKKI, from the coding sequence ATGCAATCAGAACTTTTACTGTTGCCAGTCGTTAAAATTTTATTGATAGCAGTATTTTTTTTAGCAGTGTTAATTGAAATAAAAACGGCAGGGACAGGCATTGGTGCTTTATTAGGAATTATTGCGGCTGGTGCTTTGTTTTTTAGTGAATATATGGCAGGTAGTGTATCTTTTTGGGAAATAATAATTTTTTTAATTGGAGTAATTTTTATTACCATTGAGATTATTCTTCCGGGAATTGGTTTATTTGCTATTATAGGAATGCTGGCTATTTTTTATAGCTTTATTATGGCACTAGGAGGCAATATGGCGGCATTTTATGCTTTGTTGCTTAGTTTATTGATTGCCATAATATTTTTTGCTTTAATATTAAAAAAAATACCATCTAGTAAGCTTTGGAATAATGTTGTTTTGAAAGATTCTGAAAGTAGTATTGAGGGCTTTTCTAGTAGTCTTGATTATAGTTCGTTACTAGGAAAGAAGGGTGTTGTAATAGCAAAATTAAGACCGGCAGGAAGTATTGAAATAGCTGAGCAAAAAATTGATGTGATTTCACAAGGTGAATTTATTGATATTGGAGTTATGGTGGAGATAGTTGAAATAATAGGCAATAAGATAATTGTCAAGAAAATTTAA
- a CDS encoding nitroreductase family protein, translating to METIFKSVNVKSFKDTQIEDSKIEKILCAGMQAPLTNHQHDWEFVVTQGKKQITELAEMSPYSGPIQRAPMAITIVSNKEKLTFADAWEQDLASATQNILAEALELELGGMWIGVAPSLVRMKYLKHILKLPEHILPFSIIALGYPIEEIKQMSNFDFSKIHFEKY from the coding sequence GTGGAGACTATTTTCAAGAGTGTTAATGTTAAAAGTTTTAAAGATACACAAATTGAAGACTCTAAGATTGAAAAAATTTTATGTGCAGGAATGCAAGCTCCATTAACAAATCATCAACATGATTGGGAATTCGTAGTTACCCAAGGTAAGAAACAAATCACTGAATTAGCTGAAATGAGTCCTTACTCCGGACCGATTCAACGTGCACCGATGGCGATTACGATTGTTTCTAATAAAGAAAAATTAACTTTTGCCGATGCTTGGGAACAAGATTTAGCATCAGCAACCCAGAATATCTTAGCAGAAGCACTGGAACTGGAATTAGGGGGAATGTGGATTGGCGTTGCTCCGTCTTTAGTGCGAATGAAATATTTAAAACATATTTTGAAATTACCAGAGCATATTTTGCCATTTTCCATTATTGCGTTAGGATATCCGATTGAAGAAATTAAACAGATGTCCAACTTTGATTTTAGTAAAATTCATTTTGAAAAGTATTAA
- the mtaB gene encoding tRNA (N(6)-L-threonylcarbamoyladenosine(37)-C(2))-methylthiotransferase MtaB, protein MMKVAFTTLGCKVNQFETEVMEGLFKEKKYEIVNFEEVANVYVINTCSVTHLGEKKSRQLIRRAIKNNNKAIVAVVGCYSQVAADEIAKIEGVSLIVGTKERKNIVTLVETVLKEHQPLQVVEDVMDYHEFEDIPLLNNPDRTRAFLKIQDGCSNFCTYCIIPYTRGPLKSRKLDSILSEAEKLLESGFKEIVLTGIHLGAYGKDLADEIALVDVVKALLDNEKLTRLRLGSLESIELDQEILEIMNQDQRLCRQLHLPLQSGSDKILKKMNRNYTTAEFKALIDNIYAKVPGVAITTDVIVGFPGENSTDFNEAVEFIKNMNFSKIHIFPYSKRKNTPAANYAEQVSEEEKKKRSVYLKEISDMASAKYRNKMLNTTVEILVENITPDYAEGLASNYVKVYCENNNFQKDNFYKLKIIKLYKDGVWAEKI, encoded by the coding sequence TTGATGAAAGTTGCCTTTACAACGCTAGGCTGTAAGGTTAATCAATTTGAAACTGAAGTTATGGAAGGTCTATTTAAAGAAAAAAAATATGAAATTGTCAATTTTGAAGAGGTAGCAAATGTTTATGTTATTAATACCTGTTCTGTAACTCATTTAGGTGAAAAAAAATCAAGACAATTAATTAGGCGAGCGATAAAAAATAATAATAAAGCGATTGTAGCGGTGGTTGGTTGTTATTCACAAGTAGCGGCGGATGAAATAGCAAAAATCGAAGGCGTTAGCTTGATTGTGGGCACTAAGGAACGCAAAAATATTGTAACTTTAGTTGAAACAGTATTAAAAGAGCATCAACCATTACAAGTTGTTGAAGATGTTATGGACTATCATGAATTTGAAGATATTCCTTTATTGAATAATCCTGATCGAACTAGGGCTTTTTTAAAAATTCAGGATGGTTGCTCTAATTTTTGTACTTACTGTATCATTCCTTATACTAGAGGGCCTTTAAAATCAAGAAAGCTTGATAGTATTTTAAGTGAAGCGGAAAAATTATTAGAAAGCGGATTTAAGGAAATTGTTTTAACTGGTATACATTTAGGGGCATATGGAAAAGATTTAGCGGATGAAATTGCCTTAGTTGATGTTGTAAAAGCGTTGCTAGACAATGAAAAATTAACAAGACTCAGATTAGGTTCGCTAGAATCTATTGAACTGGATCAAGAAATTCTAGAAATTATGAATCAAGATCAGCGGCTTTGTCGCCAACTTCATCTGCCACTACAGTCCGGTAGTGATAAAATTTTAAAAAAGATGAATAGAAATTATACCACTGCAGAATTTAAAGCATTGATAGATAATATTTATGCTAAAGTTCCTGGCGTTGCTATTACTACTGATGTTATTGTCGGATTTCCCGGGGAGAATTCAACAGATTTTAATGAGGCGGTTGAATTTATAAAAAATATGAATTTTTCAAAAATTCATATTTTCCCTTATTCGAAAAGAAAAAATACTCCGGCAGCTAATTATGCCGAACAAGTTAGTGAAGAGGAAAAAAAGAAACGCAGTGTTTATTTAAAAGAAATTAGTGATATGGCAAGTGCTAAATATCGTAATAAGATGTTAAATACTACCGTTGAGATTCTAGTAGAAAATATTACTCCTGATTATGCTGAAGGTCTGGCGAGTAATTATGTTAAAGTATATTGCGAAAATAATAATTTTCAAAAAGATAATTTTTATAAGCTGAAAATTATAAAATTGTATAAAGATGGGGTCTGGGCTGAGAAAATTTAA
- a CDS encoding histidine triad nucleotide-binding protein — protein MIKDCIFCKIVNKEIPAQIIYEDELIIAFNDISPVAPVHILVIPKKHIPNLLELAPGDSMLLSHIHLKIAEIAKQQNIADSGFRVVTNINDEGGQTVKHLHWHILGKRFMQWPPG, from the coding sequence ATGATTAAAGATTGTATTTTTTGTAAGATTGTAAATAAAGAAATTCCGGCACAAATAATTTATGAAGATGAATTGATAATAGCCTTTAATGATATTAGTCCTGTTGCCCCAGTACATATTCTGGTTATTCCTAAAAAACATATACCGAATTTACTAGAATTGGCTCCGGGTGACAGTATGTTGTTGAGTCATATTCATTTAAAAATTGCGGAAATTGCCAAACAACAAAATATTGCCGATAGTGGCTTTAGAGTTGTTACCAACATCAATGATGAAGGTGGGCAAACTGTAAAACATCTTCATTGGCACATCTTAGGAAAACGTTTTATGCAATGGCCACCGGGGTAA
- the floA gene encoding flotillin-like protein FloA (flotillin-like protein involved in membrane lipid rafts), which yields MSEFLGFAAIIILFLIAIMTFLHFIPLGLWISALAASVDVGIFTLVGMRLRRVTPAYIVMPLIKANKAGIDVSVNQLEAHYLAGGNVDRVIDALIAAHRAQIPLPFERSAAIDLAGRDVLEAVQMSVNPKVIETPTVSAVAQNGIELKIKARVTVRANIDRLVGGAGEATILARVGEGIVTTVGSSNDHKDVLANPDHISRTVLSKGLDAGTAFEILSIDIADVDVGRNIGAELMTDQAEADKRIAQAKAEERRAMAVAHEQEMKAYTQEMSAKVVEAQAEVPRAMAIALKEGRIGVMDYYNMNNITADTKMREAIGQINPLEDGK from the coding sequence ATGAGTGAGTTTTTAGGCTTTGCGGCGATTATTATTTTATTTTTAATAGCAATTATGACGTTTTTGCATTTTATTCCACTAGGGTTATGGATTTCAGCGTTAGCAGCTAGTGTTGATGTAGGAATTTTTACTTTGGTAGGAATGAGACTACGCCGAGTTACACCGGCTTATATTGTAATGCCTTTAATAAAAGCTAATAAGGCAGGGATTGATGTTAGTGTTAATCAATTAGAAGCTCATTATTTAGCTGGTGGGAATGTAGACCGAGTTATTGATGCATTAATTGCAGCTCATCGTGCGCAAATTCCTTTACCGTTTGAGCGTTCAGCAGCAATTGACTTAGCAGGTCGTGATGTGCTGGAGGCAGTACAAATGAGTGTTAATCCAAAAGTGATTGAAACACCGACAGTATCAGCTGTTGCGCAAAATGGGATAGAATTAAAAATTAAAGCAAGAGTTACAGTAAGAGCAAATATTGATAGACTTGTAGGGGGAGCTGGTGAAGCTACTATTCTGGCAAGAGTTGGCGAAGGAATAGTAACAACAGTTGGTTCATCTAATGATCATAAAGATGTTTTAGCAAATCCAGATCACATTTCTAGAACAGTTTTATCAAAAGGATTGGATGCTGGTACTGCCTTTGAAATCTTATCGATTGATATTGCCGATGTTGATGTTGGTCGAAATATTGGTGCGGAATTAATGACTGATCAAGCTGAAGCAGATAAGCGAATTGCACAAGCTAAAGCTGAAGAACGTCGAGCAATGGCAGTTGCTCATGAGCAGGAAATGAAAGCATATACTCAGGAAATGAGCGCAAAAGTAGTAGAGGCTCAAGCGGAAGTTCCTCGTGCGATGGCGATAGCTTTAAAAGAAGGACGCATTGGTGTTATGGACTATTATAATATGAATAATATAACAGCTGATACCAAAATGCGTGAGGCTATTGGTCAAATTAATCCGCTAGAAGATGGTAAATAG
- a CDS encoding alpha/beta fold hydrolase, producing MKKINFNFNYRIIIKFSLLLLLISISAVYIISTMVVWNLSHPSRERVYYNIRKDFIEAEDIGFYSRKNDVFLKGWLIKAPDNKKTVIFAHGYGKNRLQDDVPLIDLVTELHKQGINVVMFDMRNSGESQKALTTIGYNEAYDLLGAYDYILNRNDVNNDVVLHGFSMGAVATILAAEKEPRVKKIIADSPFADLKMYMEDKLSIWSNLPPFPFNFTCIQMTPLISELSIEEVSPLHKVKNLKNTKMLLIHGLNDNDIDVKNSEIIANNYSDAKLITFPKAEHVKSYSVDKDKYVRNITEFILQE from the coding sequence TTGAAAAAAATAAATTTTAATTTTAATTATCGTATTATAATAAAGTTTAGTTTGCTATTATTGCTAATAAGCATTAGTGCGGTTTATATTATATCAACAATGGTAGTTTGGAATTTATCGCATCCAAGTCGAGAAAGAGTATATTATAATATTAGAAAAGATTTTATAGAGGCCGAAGATATAGGGTTTTATAGCAGGAAAAATGATGTGTTTTTAAAAGGCTGGTTAATAAAAGCACCGGACAATAAGAAAACAGTTATTTTTGCGCATGGTTATGGTAAAAATAGATTACAAGATGATGTGCCATTAATCGATCTCGTAACAGAACTACATAAGCAAGGTATCAATGTTGTAATGTTTGATATGCGTAATTCTGGCGAATCTCAAAAAGCGTTGACAACGATTGGCTACAACGAAGCCTATGATTTGTTGGGAGCGTATGATTATATTTTAAATAGAAATGATGTTAATAATGATGTTGTGTTACATGGTTTTTCGATGGGGGCAGTTGCTACTATTTTAGCGGCGGAAAAAGAACCGAGGGTTAAAAAAATAATAGCTGATTCACCGTTTGCTGATTTAAAAATGTATATGGAAGATAAATTATCCATATGGTCAAATTTGCCGCCATTTCCGTTTAATTTTACTTGTATTCAAATGACTCCGCTAATTAGTGAATTAAGTATTGAAGAAGTAAGTCCGCTTCATAAAGTTAAGAATTTGAAAAATACGAAGATGCTATTAATTCATGGATTAAATGACAACGATATTGATGTGAAAAACAGTGAAATTATTGCCAATAATTATAGTGATGCTAAGCTAATAACGTTTCCTAAGGCGGAACATGTAAAGTCATATTCAGTTGATAAAGATAAATATGTGAGAAATATTACAGAATTCATTTTGCAAGAATAA